Proteins encoded within one genomic window of Sphingomonas sp. KRR8:
- a CDS encoding DUF6544 family protein, protein MRLVRALAISLPALLGTAAIGGAAYRWSAARDEEKVRRGIISGAPTPTGVFDERLIAGLPEVVQRYFRHAIAPGTPLVSTVELQMRGTFLLGDTAATARSFEMTAEQTLAPTRSSFLWQPRMRRGGMAITGSDGLHAGIAWTRFWVAGLVPVANELSAEPDLVRSAAFRAAAEAIWVPSALLPQAGAVWREVGPNQAEVTLPTIAGPITNRLSFDQNGGVREMVGQRWSNANPEKRFQLQPFGGTVKAEHRFGGFTVPSRVSIGNHYGTPDYLPFFQAEITSARYR, encoded by the coding sequence ATGCGGCTAGTTCGAGCTCTTGCGATTTCCCTTCCAGCGCTGCTGGGTACTGCAGCCATTGGCGGAGCCGCCTATCGCTGGTCCGCGGCACGGGACGAGGAAAAGGTCCGCCGCGGGATCATATCGGGGGCGCCGACGCCGACAGGAGTATTCGACGAGCGGCTGATTGCTGGTTTGCCGGAGGTCGTGCAGCGTTACTTCCGCCACGCCATCGCACCTGGCACGCCGCTGGTCAGCACGGTCGAGCTGCAGATGCGAGGGACGTTCCTGCTCGGCGACACGGCCGCAACAGCCCGGTCCTTCGAGATGACCGCCGAGCAGACACTGGCGCCGACGCGAAGCTCATTCCTCTGGCAGCCACGAATGCGACGAGGCGGAATGGCCATCACCGGTTCCGACGGCCTTCACGCGGGCATCGCGTGGACCCGATTTTGGGTGGCGGGCCTAGTACCGGTCGCGAATGAGCTCAGCGCTGAGCCCGACCTTGTGCGTTCGGCGGCTTTCCGGGCCGCCGCAGAAGCGATCTGGGTTCCCAGCGCGCTGCTGCCGCAAGCCGGCGCGGTGTGGCGGGAAGTCGGGCCCAATCAGGCGGAAGTGACCCTGCCGACGATTGCAGGACCGATTACCAATCGCCTCTCCTTTGATCAGAATGGCGGCGTCCGCGAAATGGTGGGACAGCGATGGAGCAACGCCAATCCGGAGAAGCGCTTCCAACTGCAGCCATTCGGCGGCACCGTAAAGGCCGAACATCGCTTCGGCGGTTTCACCGTTCCCAGCCGCGTAAGCATTGGCAATCACTACGGAACGCCGGACTACCTGCCTTTCTTTCAGGCGGAGATCACCTCCGCGCGCTATCGCTGA
- a CDS encoding AMP-binding protein yields the protein MKPLLPDLVDEWLAENLVGAIWTEHYCHPGGWKQSFDPPPVHALLERAAANWPNRVALDFYGRSTTYAALLDRARHVAKGLQSLGLQGKRVGLFLPNTPHYPAAFYGALLAGATVVNFSPLYSPDEVLAQTRNSGIEAIVCLDLKRLWPPIQRLLDERAVSRVIVGDLAEVLPWPQALGFRLLKRGDRQKLQGDARISRWSELLANDGAPAPVSVEPAKDLALIQFTGGTTGVPKGAALTHANLSVNALQLEAIDPTPRGQESRVLGCLPLFHIFAIAAILNRSVLGGAEIVLLPKFEAREALAALKRRRCTDFAGVPAMFQAMIEDPAFTADAFTDLKQAFSGGAAMTPALKERFEAASGSRVLEGYGMTESAGVVSVNPYEGEARAGTVGQPLPATLIRIVGEDGAEQPLGQAGEIVVSGPQIMQGYWRPEQKTIEPLANGEFRTGDIGIIEADGYVRIVDRIKDMINVGGFKVFPSQLEAVLASHPAVEEAIVVASPDERVGERPYAFVVLKDGVFATPADLSAFLAGHVGKHERLAGLELRDALPRTMIGKPDRKALAAAERARVEGGVI from the coding sequence TTGAAACCTCTGCTGCCCGATCTTGTTGACGAATGGTTGGCGGAGAATTTGGTGGGCGCGATCTGGACGGAGCATTACTGCCATCCGGGGGGCTGGAAGCAGTCGTTCGATCCCCCTCCGGTGCATGCGCTCCTGGAGCGCGCAGCCGCCAATTGGCCCAACCGTGTTGCCCTGGATTTCTATGGCAGGTCAACGACATATGCGGCGCTACTCGATCGAGCTCGCCACGTTGCCAAGGGGCTGCAATCCCTGGGGTTACAAGGCAAGCGCGTCGGCCTTTTCCTTCCTAACACCCCGCACTACCCCGCAGCCTTCTACGGCGCGCTTCTGGCCGGCGCGACGGTGGTCAACTTCTCGCCGCTCTACTCGCCTGACGAGGTTCTCGCGCAGACGCGGAATAGCGGCATTGAAGCGATCGTCTGCCTCGACCTGAAGCGGCTCTGGCCACCCATTCAGCGGCTCCTCGATGAGCGGGCGGTCTCCCGCGTCATCGTGGGTGACCTTGCCGAGGTCCTGCCTTGGCCCCAAGCGCTCGGGTTTCGGCTCCTGAAGCGTGGGGATCGCCAAAAGCTGCAAGGCGACGCGCGTATCAGCCGCTGGTCCGAGCTTCTTGCCAACGATGGTGCACCTGCGCCGGTGTCGGTCGAGCCAGCCAAGGATCTGGCGCTGATCCAGTTTACTGGCGGCACGACCGGGGTGCCGAAGGGTGCGGCTCTCACGCATGCCAACCTGTCGGTGAACGCACTGCAGCTCGAAGCGATCGATCCGACGCCGCGCGGGCAGGAGTCCCGCGTCCTTGGTTGCCTGCCGCTCTTCCACATCTTCGCCATTGCCGCGATCCTCAATCGCTCGGTGCTTGGCGGTGCGGAGATCGTGCTTCTGCCGAAGTTCGAGGCGAGGGAGGCGCTCGCCGCGCTTAAGCGCCGACGCTGCACGGATTTCGCGGGCGTGCCGGCCATGTTCCAGGCAATGATTGAGGATCCGGCCTTCACCGCCGACGCCTTCACCGACCTCAAGCAGGCCTTCTCCGGCGGCGCCGCAATGACCCCTGCACTCAAGGAAAGGTTTGAGGCGGCGAGCGGCAGTCGCGTCCTTGAAGGCTATGGCATGACAGAGAGTGCCGGCGTCGTCTCGGTCAACCCGTACGAAGGCGAGGCCCGCGCCGGAACGGTGGGCCAGCCGCTTCCCGCCACGCTTATTCGAATCGTCGGCGAGGACGGTGCGGAACAGCCGCTCGGGCAGGCGGGTGAGATCGTCGTAAGTGGTCCTCAAATCATGCAGGGCTATTGGCGGCCAGAGCAGAAGACCATCGAACCGCTCGCCAACGGTGAGTTCCGCACCGGCGACATCGGCATCATCGAAGCCGACGGTTACGTCCGCATCGTCGACCGCATCAAGGACATGATCAACGTCGGCGGCTTCAAGGTCTTCCCCAGTCAACTGGAGGCGGTGCTCGCCAGTCACCCGGCTGTTGAGGAAGCAATCGTGGTTGCCTCACCCGACGAGCGCGTTGGAGAGCGGCCTTATGCCTTCGTCGTGCTGAAGGACGGTGTCTTCGCCACGCCAGCGGACCTAAGTGCCTTTCTGGCAGGTCACGTAGGCAAGCATGAGCGCCTCGCAGGTCTCGAGCTTCGTGACGCGTTGCCCCGCACCATGATCGGCAAGCCTGATCGAAAAGCCCTCGCGGCAGCGGAACGTGCCCGAGTAGAAGGGGGCGTCATCTGA
- a CDS encoding sulfotransferase, whose amino-acid sequence MSTAPAPLLHPGTDPRLMEAALALNSERLDVAERLLKSYLKDDPFEVRAIRMLAELAARIGRMGDSETLLRRAIEISPGFTPARANLALVLARTGRAAEALPLLEQVFEAEPDDIGHFNLKAATLGRLGDFDEAIALYENVLARVPNQPRVWLSLGHMLKTVGQQVDGIAAYRRAIELRPQLGEAWWSLANLKTVRFTDSDRGTMEQMLETAELTPEDRFHLHFALGKAFHDERDAVRAFRHYVEGNRLRRERLPYDPATISKAVDRAIEVFTPELFARAAGLGFLAADPIFIVGMPRAGSTLVEQILSSHSRVEGTSELPDLPAIAREQPGYPGCVRQMDAEALAAAGREYLKRAGVQRRTDRPFFIDKLPNNWLYVPFIALVLPNAKIIDARRHPLGCGFANFRQHFAQGQPFSYDLADMGSYYADYVRLMGHVDAVLPGRVHRVIYESMVSDTEAEVRRLLESCGLPFEQACLEFYKTERAVRTASSEQVRQPIYRGGTEEWRAYEAWLQPLKQALGATLDAYPAAPEQR is encoded by the coding sequence ATGTCCACCGCCCCTGCCCCACTGCTGCATCCCGGAACTGACCCGCGCCTGATGGAGGCGGCGTTAGCACTGAATAGTGAGCGGCTGGATGTCGCTGAACGGCTTCTGAAAAGTTACCTCAAGGACGATCCCTTTGAGGTTCGGGCCATCCGGATGCTTGCGGAGTTGGCGGCGCGGATCGGCCGCATGGGTGACAGCGAAACCCTGTTGCGGCGGGCAATCGAAATTTCTCCTGGCTTCACGCCCGCACGAGCGAACCTGGCGCTGGTGCTGGCCCGGACGGGGCGCGCCGCCGAAGCGCTGCCGCTGCTCGAACAAGTGTTCGAGGCCGAGCCCGATGACATCGGTCACTTCAACCTCAAGGCCGCAACCCTTGGGCGGCTCGGCGATTTCGACGAGGCAATCGCCCTGTACGAGAATGTGCTTGCCCGAGTGCCAAACCAGCCGCGGGTCTGGCTGAGCCTTGGACATATGCTCAAGACGGTCGGGCAGCAGGTGGACGGGATCGCCGCCTATCGCAGGGCGATAGAGCTGCGGCCGCAGCTGGGGGAAGCCTGGTGGAGTCTGGCGAACCTTAAGACCGTTCGGTTCACCGACTCCGATCGTGGCACGATGGAGCAGATGCTGGAAACGGCTGAGTTGACGCCAGAGGATCGATTCCACTTGCACTTCGCGCTTGGCAAGGCGTTCCATGACGAACGTGACGCAGTGCGCGCGTTTCGCCACTATGTGGAAGGTAACCGCCTTCGGCGCGAGCGATTGCCCTATGATCCGGCGACGATCAGCAAGGCCGTCGACCGGGCCATCGAGGTGTTTACCCCCGAACTGTTCGCGCGAGCTGCCGGATTGGGGTTCCTGGCAGCGGACCCGATCTTCATCGTCGGTATGCCGCGCGCGGGCTCAACCCTCGTTGAACAGATATTGAGCTCGCACAGCCGGGTCGAAGGAACGAGTGAGCTGCCCGATCTGCCCGCGATCGCCCGCGAGCAGCCCGGCTATCCCGGATGCGTAAGGCAGATGGATGCTGAAGCACTCGCCGCGGCGGGCCGAGAATATCTCAAGCGAGCTGGCGTTCAGCGACGAACCGATCGCCCGTTCTTCATCGACAAATTGCCGAACAACTGGCTGTACGTGCCGTTCATTGCCCTGGTGCTTCCGAACGCGAAGATCATCGACGCCCGCCGACATCCGCTGGGCTGCGGCTTTGCCAATTTCCGCCAGCACTTCGCGCAGGGGCAGCCCTTCAGCTACGACTTGGCCGACATGGGCAGTTATTACGCCGATTACGTCCGGCTGATGGGGCATGTTGACGCTGTACTACCCGGACGCGTGCACCGGGTTATCTACGAGAGCATGGTCTCGGATACTGAAGCCGAGGTCCGGCGCCTGCTTGAAAGCTGCGGCCTCCCGTTCGAGCAGGCCTGCCTCGAATTCTACAAGACGGAGCGGGCCGTGCGCACCGCCAGCAGCGAGCAGGTGCGCCAGCCCATCTACCGCGGCGGGACCGAGGAATGGCGCGCCTACGAGGCGTGGCTGCAGCCATTGAAGCAGGCGCTCGGGGCGACGCTCGATGCCTACCCAGCGGCCCCAGAGCAACGCTGA
- a CDS encoding TonB-dependent receptor, with translation MTNHTLRALILASTALATPAIAQQSGAAGGVNNTPPTPQQQSRADGFAPDTTEIVVTAQKREENLQNVPISVQAIGTRRLDQLNISNFEDYTKQLPSVSFQTAQPGLTTVYMRGVATGGDGNHSGSLPSVGTYLDEQPVTTIGGTLDVHIYDVARIESLAGPQGTLYGASSQAGTIRIITNKPELSVTSGRVDAEINSVAHGGVGGKLEGMINLPITRNIAFRGVAFYQKDAGYIDNVAGQRTYYIFSSIPDVTVNNRNLVKNNFNDQRVYGGRAALKIDLDENWTVTPTIMHQNLKADGVFFYDPKLGDLKIDRLFPEVRKDKFTQAALTVEGKVGNFDVTYAGAYLHRPTFTSSDYSDYADAYDQLYSAYGGLGYFYYQDAAGNNIDPRQHIDATDNFKKMSHELRIASPQSNPFRVIAGAFYQRQSNDIFQNYLIDNLAPNLSVNGLPGTLWLTKQKRIDKDYALFGEASLDVTPKLTLTAGGRVFKYDNSLFGFFGFGRDPAFFQGADGNPPPNGAGSTKTGVAGCYTASGDTLRDSQLNGTDTTLITAGAIAGTPCTNLADSENGKLVPKRAKGNGFIHRLNAQYKASKDVMFYATWSRGFRPGGINRRGTLPPYEPDYLSNYELGWKTSFGRGWRWNGAIYHQQWKKFQFSFLGENSFTQIQNGRDAKINGVETDISYIGGGWSINATGAYTDAKTKGNICSDVRDATADCSASYTAAPSGSRLPITPKFKGNLTARYSWPVLSDAKAHLQGAVSYQSSAPATLRTLIDLVGAPPTQANPRTILGNLRSFALFDVAAGLDFRRWNIELVAQNLFDKRNDLSRGVACSSCTRVLVVPGAPRTIGLRVGAKF, from the coding sequence GTGACGAATCACACGCTGCGCGCGCTTATTCTCGCTTCCACGGCGCTGGCTACGCCCGCCATCGCCCAGCAGTCTGGCGCGGCTGGAGGTGTCAACAATACGCCACCAACTCCTCAGCAACAGAGCCGAGCCGACGGATTCGCCCCTGACACCACAGAGATCGTCGTGACCGCGCAGAAGCGCGAAGAGAATCTTCAAAACGTGCCGATCAGCGTGCAAGCGATCGGCACCCGCCGCCTAGATCAGCTGAACATCTCCAACTTCGAAGATTATACCAAGCAGCTGCCGTCGGTCAGCTTCCAGACCGCGCAGCCAGGCCTCACCACCGTTTACATGCGTGGCGTTGCGACTGGCGGCGATGGCAACCACTCGGGCTCGCTGCCCAGCGTCGGGACGTACCTTGACGAGCAACCAGTCACAACCATCGGCGGCACGCTCGACGTCCACATTTACGACGTGGCTCGCATCGAGAGTCTCGCCGGGCCGCAGGGCACCCTCTACGGAGCGTCGAGCCAGGCCGGCACGATACGCATCATCACCAACAAGCCCGAACTGAGCGTGACCTCGGGCCGCGTCGACGCCGAAATCAACAGCGTCGCCCACGGTGGGGTGGGGGGGAAGTTGGAGGGGATGATCAACTTGCCGATCACCCGCAACATCGCCTTCCGCGGAGTTGCCTTCTACCAGAAGGACGCGGGCTATATCGACAATGTCGCTGGCCAGCGGACCTACTACATCTTCTCGTCCATTCCGGACGTGACGGTGAACAACCGCAACCTGGTGAAGAACAACTTCAACGACCAGCGGGTGTATGGCGGGCGCGCGGCGCTGAAGATCGACCTGGACGAGAACTGGACGGTCACGCCGACCATCATGCACCAGAACCTGAAGGCGGACGGCGTCTTCTTCTATGACCCGAAGCTGGGCGACCTGAAGATCGACCGGCTGTTCCCCGAGGTGCGCAAGGACAAGTTCACCCAGGCCGCGCTGACGGTCGAGGGCAAGGTCGGCAACTTCGACGTGACCTATGCCGGTGCCTATCTGCATCGCCCGACGTTCACATCGAGCGACTATTCGGATTATGCCGACGCCTACGACCAGCTGTATTCGGCCTACGGCGGCCTCGGCTATTTCTATTACCAGGACGCCGCCGGCAACAACATCGACCCGCGCCAGCACATCGACGCGACCGACAACTTCAAGAAGATGAGCCACGAGCTGCGCATCGCCAGCCCGCAGTCGAACCCCTTCCGGGTGATCGCCGGCGCTTTCTACCAGCGCCAGTCGAACGACATCTTCCAGAACTACCTGATCGACAATCTGGCACCCAATCTGTCAGTCAACGGCCTGCCCGGCACGCTGTGGCTGACCAAGCAGAAGCGGATCGACAAGGACTATGCCCTGTTCGGCGAGGCGAGCCTGGATGTCACGCCCAAGCTGACCCTCACGGCCGGCGGCCGCGTGTTCAAATATGACAACTCGCTGTTCGGCTTCTTCGGTTTCGGTCGCGACCCGGCCTTCTTCCAGGGTGCCGACGGAAACCCGCCCCCCAATGGCGCGGGCAGCACCAAGACCGGCGTCGCAGGCTGCTACACCGCCAGCGGCGACACGCTTCGCGATTCACAGCTGAACGGCACGGACACGACGCTGATCACCGCCGGTGCGATTGCCGGAACGCCCTGCACCAACCTCGCGGACTCCGAGAATGGCAAGCTGGTGCCCAAGCGGGCCAAGGGCAACGGCTTCATCCACCGCCTGAACGCGCAGTACAAGGCGTCCAAGGACGTCATGTTCTACGCCACCTGGTCGCGCGGCTTCCGCCCGGGCGGAATCAACCGGCGCGGCACCCTGCCCCCGTATGAGCCGGATTACCTGAGCAACTACGAACTGGGCTGGAAGACGAGCTTCGGGCGTGGATGGCGCTGGAACGGTGCCATCTATCACCAGCAGTGGAAGAAGTTCCAGTTCAGCTTCCTGGGCGAGAACAGCTTCACCCAGATCCAGAATGGCCGCGATGCCAAGATCAACGGGGTCGAGACCGACATCAGCTACATCGGCGGCGGCTGGTCCATCAACGCAACCGGTGCCTACACCGACGCGAAAACCAAGGGGAACATCTGCTCCGATGTCCGCGATGCAACGGCGGACTGCAGCGCAAGCTACACCGCCGCTCCGAGTGGGTCGCGGCTACCGATTACGCCCAAGTTCAAGGGCAACCTTACCGCGCGGTATAGCTGGCCGGTGCTGAGCGATGCGAAAGCGCATCTGCAAGGGGCGGTCTCGTACCAGAGCTCTGCCCCCGCCACCCTGCGTACGCTGATCGACCTCGTCGGCGCACCCCCGACCCAGGCCAACCCGCGCACCATCCTGGGCAATCTGCGGTCGTTCGCGCTGTTCGACGTCGCGGCCGGCCTCGACTTCCGCCGGTGGAACATCGAGCTGGTCGCGCAAAACCTGTTCGACAAGCGCAACGACCTGAGCCGCGGCGTTGCCTGCTCGAGCTGCACGCGCGTGCTGGTGGTGCCGGGGGCGCCACGGACGATCGGACTGAGGGTCGGCGCGAAGTTCTGA
- a CDS encoding FAD-dependent oxidoreductase produces MTRSGGRPPGLTTSRRGALGLLGGAIGAPAVLRAAPLGSSGRIVVVGAGVFGAWTAEHLRRSGHHVTLVDAFGPANSKASSGGESRLTRAAYGKDLVYSRMALASLAEWKALSAVAGLPILHQCGVLFFFPREEAYLTDSVVAHRQLNIPSELLDRAALARRFPMIDFDGIVAGLFEPQFGALMARRAVQTLVQRFVAAGGEYREGQVLPPGATSNRLATLRLSDGGELAADKFVIAAGPWLPKLLPDLLGRRIVATRQEVFYFAPPTADPRFEPAAMPGWADFNGGDIFYGFPDLEARGVKFAHDAHGVEVDPDTQSRRPTDAALAEVIAYRDRRFPALRGAPLLSAEVCQYENSSNGHFLIDRHPQWSDTVLVGGGSGHGFKHGPEVGRLAAGLALGGSRLDPRFRLDTKALAQARAVH; encoded by the coding sequence GTGACTCGGTCCGGCGGTCGCCCGCCGGGCCTGACAACCAGCCGGCGGGGCGCGCTCGGCCTGCTCGGCGGGGCGATCGGCGCACCCGCCGTCTTGCGCGCCGCGCCGCTGGGCTCGTCGGGCCGAATCGTCGTGGTCGGGGCCGGCGTGTTTGGCGCCTGGACGGCGGAGCACCTCCGCCGTTCCGGGCACCACGTCACGCTGGTTGACGCCTTCGGCCCCGCCAACAGCAAGGCCTCTTCAGGAGGCGAAAGCCGCCTCACTCGCGCGGCCTACGGCAAGGACCTGGTCTACAGCCGAATGGCGCTCGCCAGCCTCGCTGAGTGGAAGGCGCTCAGCGCCGTCGCGGGCCTCCCGATCCTGCATCAGTGCGGGGTGCTGTTCTTCTTCCCGCGTGAGGAAGCTTATCTGACGGACAGCGTTGTCGCGCATCGCCAGCTGAACATCCCGAGTGAACTGCTCGACCGGGCGGCGCTCGCGCGGCGTTTTCCGATGATTGACTTCGATGGCATCGTCGCCGGCCTGTTCGAGCCGCAGTTCGGCGCCTTGATGGCGCGCCGTGCGGTGCAGACGCTGGTGCAGCGGTTCGTGGCTGCTGGTGGCGAATATCGGGAAGGGCAGGTGCTTCCACCGGGAGCAACCTCGAATCGCCTGGCCACCCTACGCCTGAGCGACGGCGGTGAACTCGCCGCGGATAAATTCGTGATCGCCGCAGGGCCTTGGCTCCCCAAGCTGCTGCCCGACCTGCTCGGCCGCCGGATCGTCGCGACCCGGCAGGAGGTTTTCTATTTCGCTCCGCCGACCGCCGATCCACGCTTCGAACCCGCCGCAATGCCTGGCTGGGCCGACTTCAACGGCGGTGACATCTTCTACGGCTTCCCCGATCTGGAGGCGCGCGGCGTCAAGTTCGCCCATGATGCGCATGGGGTGGAAGTCGATCCAGACACTCAGAGCCGCCGTCCGACGGATGCCGCGCTCGCCGAGGTGATCGCGTACCGGGACCGCCGCTTCCCGGCCCTGCGCGGCGCGCCGCTGCTCTCGGCGGAGGTCTGCCAATATGAGAACAGCTCGAACGGTCACTTCCTGATCGATCGCCATCCGCAATGGAGCGACACGGTGCTGGTCGGCGGCGGCTCGGGCCACGGGTTCAAGCACGGTCCGGAAGTGGGCCGCCTTGCCGCTGGACTGGCGCTCGGAGGCTCACGCCTCGATCCACGTTTTCGGCTGGACACCAAGGCGTTGGCCCAGGCCCGGGCCGTTCATTGA
- a CDS encoding TonB-dependent receptor yields the protein MTSSKPQLLIGAALAALAVPAAAQTAGEAQAQAANPGSGVAGPNGDVTEVIVTATKRASTVQDVPFSVNAQTQRDIERANATTVEDLARNVAGLTVQNLGPGQSQVSVRGVSAGQIVRDQPGVKEQVGVYLDESVVSLSLFTPDFDLFDLNRVETLRGPQGTLFGSGSVGGTIRYITNQPRLGHTDGQVEAGINTVAHGNVGYDLKGAVNVPLGPTAAARVVAYGTKYPGFIDAIGPAGGKNVNDGSRIGTRVSLLWQPAPGIKLTPRVVYQKVKANGFNREERYNLFSNQFTTSQPRLGEYQQYLKLREAFRDKTLLADLTASAELGSNVEVTSVTSYIKRDILVSRDASALTGSVYVSFAGATALAAPGANLPSNLRDTTNLKQWTQELRLGSTGSGPFQWVFGGFYSHVDRKYQQLLPTPGSDVFSQLFLNVAAPGVTVAQTRNGFAPDSPYNSSIPYVIKQKALFGEASYKLGQIKLTAGGRLYNFKETRDFISGGIFANGDTRIGDKTKSNGFSPRGIITWQPDRSLSVNLQAAKGFRLGGVNDPLNIPLCSGGATGVDAQTFGNRPTYRDESLWNYEANVKYSRRGITFNAAAFYNDIKNLQVTADAGSCSSRVVFNVPKAHAKGVEAELSARPMQGLELSFAGSITDAKFDSSVTTTTGVVIAGIRDGNRLPTVPRYQLAGTGTYTVPLGDGREWFTTASVQRIGSRFTQPGDQEPGAGLIPNALFFDPVTGAYGSGVNNFGSLKLPAYTLVNVSTGVNLGRGVEVQLFANNLFDKKPLLSFDRERGARARIGYNIGQPRTIGVTARFKFGQ from the coding sequence ATGACCAGCTCCAAGCCTCAGCTGCTGATCGGCGCGGCGCTTGCCGCACTTGCGGTTCCGGCCGCCGCGCAGACCGCCGGCGAAGCCCAGGCGCAGGCCGCCAACCCGGGCTCGGGCGTGGCGGGACCGAACGGCGACGTCACCGAAGTCATCGTCACCGCCACCAAGCGTGCGTCGACGGTCCAGGACGTGCCTTTCTCCGTCAACGCCCAGACCCAGCGCGATATCGAGCGCGCCAATGCCACCACGGTCGAGGACCTCGCCCGTAACGTCGCGGGTCTCACCGTCCAGAACCTCGGGCCGGGGCAGAGCCAGGTCTCGGTCCGCGGCGTGTCGGCCGGCCAGATTGTCCGCGACCAGCCCGGCGTGAAGGAGCAGGTCGGTGTCTACCTCGACGAGAGCGTCGTCTCGCTGTCGCTGTTCACGCCCGACTTCGACCTGTTCGACCTCAACCGTGTCGAGACCCTGCGCGGCCCGCAGGGCACGCTGTTCGGCTCGGGCAGCGTCGGCGGCACCATCCGCTACATCACCAACCAGCCGCGGCTCGGCCATACGGACGGGCAGGTCGAGGCGGGGATCAACACGGTCGCGCACGGCAATGTCGGCTATGACCTCAAGGGTGCGGTGAACGTGCCCCTCGGGCCCACCGCCGCCGCGCGGGTGGTCGCCTACGGCACCAAATATCCCGGCTTCATCGACGCCATCGGCCCGGCCGGCGGCAAGAACGTCAACGACGGCTCGCGCATCGGCACCCGCGTGTCGCTGCTGTGGCAGCCGGCGCCGGGCATCAAGCTCACGCCGCGCGTCGTCTACCAGAAGGTCAAGGCGAACGGTTTCAACCGCGAAGAGCGCTACAACCTCTTCTCGAACCAGTTCACCACCTCGCAGCCGCGGCTGGGCGAGTATCAGCAGTATCTGAAGCTGCGCGAAGCCTTTCGCGACAAGACCCTGCTTGCCGACCTCACCGCCAGCGCGGAACTGGGCAGCAACGTGGAGGTGACCTCGGTCACCAGCTACATCAAGCGCGACATCCTGGTCAGCCGCGACGCCTCGGCGCTCACCGGCTCGGTCTATGTCTCCTTCGCCGGAGCAACGGCGCTCGCGGCACCCGGCGCGAACCTTCCGTCGAACCTGCGCGACACCACCAACCTCAAGCAGTGGACCCAGGAACTGCGGCTGGGCTCGACCGGCAGCGGGCCATTCCAGTGGGTGTTCGGCGGCTTCTACAGCCACGTCGACCGCAAGTATCAGCAGCTGCTGCCGACGCCGGGCTCCGACGTATTCAGCCAGCTGTTCCTCAACGTCGCCGCTCCGGGCGTGACGGTGGCGCAGACCCGCAACGGTTTTGCCCCGGACTCGCCCTACAATTCGTCCATTCCCTACGTGATCAAGCAGAAGGCGCTGTTCGGAGAGGCGAGCTACAAGCTTGGCCAGATCAAGCTCACCGCCGGCGGCCGCCTCTACAACTTCAAGGAAACCCGCGACTTCATCTCGGGCGGCATCTTCGCCAACGGCGACACTCGGATCGGTGACAAGACCAAGTCCAACGGCTTCAGCCCACGCGGGATCATCACCTGGCAGCCGGACCGCTCGCTGAGCGTCAACTTGCAGGCCGCGAAGGGCTTCCGTCTTGGCGGCGTCAACGATCCGCTCAACATCCCGCTCTGCTCGGGCGGGGCGACCGGTGTTGATGCGCAGACCTTCGGCAACCGCCCAACTTATCGCGATGAATCACTCTGGAACTACGAAGCGAACGTCAAGTACAGCCGTCGCGGTATCACCTTCAACGCGGCCGCTTTCTACAACGACATCAAGAACCTGCAGGTCACGGCCGACGCGGGTAGCTGTTCGTCGCGCGTCGTATTCAACGTGCCCAAGGCACATGCCAAGGGCGTCGAAGCGGAATTGAGCGCGCGTCCGATGCAGGGCCTCGAACTGTCTTTCGCGGGAAGCATCACCGACGCCAAGTTCGACAGCAGCGTCACCACCACCACCGGTGTGGTCATCGCGGGCATTCGCGATGGCAATCGCCTGCCCACTGTGCCGCGCTACCAGCTGGCCGGCACCGGGACCTACACCGTGCCGCTCGGCGATGGTCGCGAGTGGTTCACCACTGCCAGCGTCCAGCGCATCGGCAGCCGCTTCACCCAGCCAGGCGACCAGGAACCGGGCGCGGGCCTGATCCCGAACGCGCTGTTCTTCGATCCGGTGACTGGTGCCTACGGGTCAGGCGTGAACAACTTCGGCTCACTCAAGCTTCCGGCCTATACGCTGGTCAACGTCTCCACTGGCGTGAACCTTGGTCGCGGGGTCGAGGTGCAGCTCTTCGCGAACAACCTGTTCGACAAGAAGCCGCTGCTGTCGTTCGATCGTGAGCGCGGCGCCCGCGCGCGGATTGGCTACAACATCGGCCAACCGCGCACGATCGGCGTCACCGCCCGCTTCAAGTTCGGTCAGTGA
- a CDS encoding PilZ domain-containing protein, with product MSGLRKRQTAQVEDQRVHDRVTVRCPARVRIGNRQHAAYLENISAGGARLRTFGTIRDKGKVTLKLPDLPPLMGELRWVDDAAGGVMFALPEVSELVRRWIAERNAKGRDPGND from the coding sequence GTGAGCGGTTTGAGAAAGCGTCAGACGGCCCAGGTGGAGGACCAGCGGGTCCATGACCGGGTGACCGTCCGCTGTCCGGCACGGGTTCGGATCGGCAATCGCCAGCACGCGGCCTATCTGGAGAACATCTCCGCCGGGGGCGCCCGCCTGCGGACGTTCGGGACGATCCGGGACAAGGGCAAGGTCACGCTGAAGCTGCCGGACCTGCCGCCGCTGATGGGCGAGTTGCGCTGGGTCGACGATGCGGCGGGCGGCGTGATGTTCGCGCTGCCGGAAGTGTCCGAGCTGGTCCGCCGCTGGATCGCTGAGCGCAACGCTAAGGGGCGCGACCCCGGCAACGACTAG